From the genome of Ectobacillus sp. JY-23, one region includes:
- a CDS encoding BrxA/BrxB family bacilliredoxin: MVNAYEEYMKQIVMPMRQELVRAGFNELTTAEEVENYLEQATGTTLVVINSVCGCAAGLARPAVAQALLRAEDKRPDHLVTVFAGQDKDATAMMRSYFEEIPPSSPSMALLKGKEVVHFIHRHEIEGNSLEGIMNNLLEAFEQHC, from the coding sequence ATGGTAAACGCTTACGAAGAATATATGAAACAAATTGTTATGCCGATGCGTCAAGAACTTGTTCGTGCTGGCTTTAATGAGTTAACTACTGCAGAAGAAGTAGAAAATTACCTTGAGCAAGCAACTGGCACAACGCTTGTTGTGATCAACTCGGTGTGTGGCTGTGCAGCAGGGTTGGCTCGCCCGGCGGTGGCACAAGCGTTGCTACGTGCAGAAGACAAGCGCCCAGATCATCTTGTGACAGTATTTGCTGGACAGGATAAAGATGCGACTGCAATGATGCGTTCTTATTTTGAAGAAATTCCGCCATCTTCTCCGTCCATGGCTTTACTAAAGGGCAAAGAAGTGGTTCATTTTATCCATCGTCACGAAATCGAAGGAAACAGTCTAGAAGGTATTATGAACAACCTTCTAGAGGCATTTGAGCAGCACTGCTAA
- a CDS encoding Bax inhibitor-1/YccA family protein, whose product MRTNNPMLKEEAFRKAPASSGTMTVGGTAGKAFIMLALLLGTAVYAYMQVVQNKMSMGVMIGALLIAMILAFATAFVPKISPVTAPVYAAVEGIVLGTISAMYMQRFGDQVVLYAVLLTISVMFAMLLLYATRVIKVTNKFRMGVLSATLGVLFMYLIVAVMQLFGVSVPFLHDGGTIAIIVSAVVIVIAALNLVLDFDFIENGARSGAPKYMEWYGALGLMLTLVWLYLEILRLVSYFVRND is encoded by the coding sequence ATGAGGACAAACAACCCGATGTTAAAAGAAGAAGCGTTTCGCAAAGCTCCTGCGAGCAGCGGGACGATGACGGTAGGCGGTACCGCTGGGAAAGCATTTATTATGTTAGCCCTGCTTCTTGGAACAGCTGTATACGCTTATATGCAGGTAGTACAAAATAAAATGAGTATGGGTGTTATGATTGGCGCGCTCTTAATCGCAATGATTTTAGCGTTTGCTACGGCGTTTGTCCCTAAAATTTCGCCTGTTACCGCACCGGTGTATGCGGCAGTAGAAGGAATTGTACTTGGGACGATTTCAGCTATGTATATGCAACGCTTTGGAGATCAGGTTGTATTATATGCGGTACTACTGACAATTTCAGTTATGTTTGCCATGCTGCTTTTGTATGCAACCCGTGTTATTAAGGTAACAAACAAGTTTCGTATGGGTGTCCTTTCCGCTACGCTTGGCGTTTTGTTTATGTATTTAATTGTGGCCGTGATGCAATTATTTGGGGTATCGGTACCATTTTTGCATGATGGCGGAACCATTGCAATTATCGTAAGTGCTGTTGTTATTGTCATTGCAGCATTAAATCTTGTATTGGATTTTGATTTCATTGAAAACGGCGCGCGCTCCGGTGCACCAAAATATATGGAATGGTACGGCGCGTTAGGTCTGATGCTTACACTTGTATGGCTGTATCTTGAAATTTTGCGTCTTGTTTCGTACTTTGTCAGAAATGACTAA
- a CDS encoding thiol-disulfide oxidoreductase DCC family protein — protein sequence MLTVFYDSWCPLCTGVTEQTRRLDRRQRVVFISFRDENVVKSYQLSEDMLRKMEQRLFVYDGEWQEGIYAVKRLAKEVPTYWLLIPFIQLAITFGFGQRVYDYIASRRSIVPTGHCQEGVCPIGKAKH from the coding sequence ATGCTTACTGTGTTTTATGATAGCTGGTGTCCACTATGCACCGGGGTGACGGAGCAGACGCGGCGCCTAGATCGCAGACAGCGTGTTGTTTTCATCTCTTTTCGAGATGAAAACGTAGTGAAGTCATATCAACTGTCAGAAGATATGCTACGCAAAATGGAACAGCGTCTATTCGTATATGACGGAGAGTGGCAAGAAGGCATTTACGCGGTAAAACGCTTGGCAAAAGAAGTGCCTACGTACTGGTTGCTTATTCCATTTATACAGCTCGCCATTACCTTTGGCTTTGGACAACGAGTATATGATTATATTGCATCGCGCCGCTCTATTGTCCCGACAGGTCATTGCCAAGAAGGTGTATGTCCAATCGGAAAGGCAAAGCACTAG
- a CDS encoding class I SAM-dependent methyltransferase, which yields MIITTAGRTNKEMTTYARRVADELNGTFVKRNDATIHDMHTKYEEDILVAGKNRLEMYPLGGDSSFFFHPNSASFRIKRLMRGEHDPFVQATGLQAGMTFLDCTLGMASDSIVASYITKEAGRVVGTEANRYMAYIVEKGLLSWQSDIPEINEAMHRVTVMHTEHLTYLQTCETDSFDVVYFDPMFEESILESDGLKGLKRYALYDDIIADTIEEALRVAKQRIVLKDHFRSERFTRYGFTPIRRKTAKFHFGVREI from the coding sequence ATGATTATAACGACAGCAGGACGTACGAACAAGGAGATGACAACATATGCGAGGCGGGTTGCTGATGAGCTAAATGGTACATTTGTGAAACGAAACGATGCAACCATTCATGATATGCATACGAAGTATGAAGAGGATATATTGGTAGCAGGAAAGAACCGGCTGGAAATGTATCCACTGGGCGGTGACAGCTCGTTCTTTTTTCATCCAAACTCTGCAAGCTTTCGTATTAAGCGTCTTATGCGCGGTGAACACGATCCATTTGTGCAGGCAACTGGCTTGCAAGCTGGGATGACATTTCTTGATTGTACGCTCGGTATGGCATCCGATAGTATTGTTGCGAGCTATATAACCAAAGAAGCAGGACGAGTTGTGGGAACAGAGGCCAATCGCTATATGGCCTATATTGTAGAAAAAGGCTTGCTATCATGGCAATCGGATATTCCAGAAATTAATGAAGCGATGCACCGTGTTACCGTGATGCATACAGAGCACCTTACCTATCTGCAAACCTGTGAAACAGATAGCTTTGACGTCGTATACTTTGATCCGATGTTTGAAGAAAGTATTCTAGAATCCGATGGACTCAAAGGATTGAAGCGTTATGCCTTATACGACGATATCATCGCTGACACGATAGAAGAGGCGTTGCGCGTCGCAAAGCAGCGCATTGTGCTAAAAGATCACTTTCGCAGTGAACGCTTTACAAGATACGGATTTACACCGATACGCCGCAAAACTGCCAAATTTCATTTTGGTGTAAGGGAGATATAA
- the ssb gene encoding single-stranded DNA-binding protein, with amino-acid sequence MMNRVVLIGRLTKDPELLYTKQGIAYMKVRIAVSRGYRNSQGEQETDFIDCNVWRKMAENVSLYCKKGALIGISGRIRTSSFENEQGKRMYRTEITAENVSFLERKKIQTSR; translated from the coding sequence ATGATGAATCGTGTCGTGTTAATTGGTCGTCTTACGAAGGACCCGGAACTGCTGTATACAAAGCAAGGGATTGCATATATGAAGGTACGTATTGCAGTGTCTCGCGGGTATCGCAATAGCCAAGGAGAGCAAGAGACGGATTTTATTGATTGTAATGTATGGCGCAAGATGGCGGAGAATGTATCGTTGTATTGCAAAAAAGGTGCTTTAATCGGTATTAGCGGCCGCATTCGAACAAGTTCTTTTGAAAATGAGCAAGGGAAACGCATGTACCGAACGGAGATTACCGCAGAAAACGTATCATTTCTAGAGCGAAAAAAGATACAAACGTCTCGTTAG
- the argS gene encoding arginine--tRNA ligase has protein sequence MRYKSEVAKQLHSVLPELSIKTIESLLEKPKHEQHGDLAFPCFELAKTMRKAPAQIAAALAENLHADIFTKTEAVGPYVNFFLNRNIVSKDIIAIVLEEKEAYGSHTNGIGKTMVIDYSSPNIAKPFSMGHLRSTVIGNSLKQIGEKCGYQVVGINYIGDWGTQFGKLITAYHKWGEEDKVKQHPIKELFRLYVRFHEEVKEHPELENEGRAWFKKLEDGDKEALKLWTWFRSESLQEFSRIYDLLGVKFDSFNGEAFYNDKMDKMAEFLEQKGLLTESEGAQVVMLEDEQMPPCLIRKSDGATLYATRDLAAAMYRQGMYKFDRALYVVGGEQSLHFQQIFSVLRKMGYKWVDGMTHVPFGLILKDGKKMSTRKGRVILLEEVIAEAIALAKKNIEEKNPALANKDEVARQVGVGAILFHDLKNERIHNIEFSLEQMLKFEGETGPYVQYTYARACSLLRKAPYEPQEASALTDDNSWSIVKLLEAFPTVVATAFARYEPSHIAKYVLDLAQAFNKYYGHVRILEEDAEKSARLALVYAVTVVLQEGLRLLGVDSPSEM, from the coding sequence ATGAGATATAAAAGTGAAGTTGCCAAACAATTACACAGCGTATTACCGGAGTTATCAATTAAAACAATTGAGTCTCTATTAGAGAAACCGAAGCATGAACAGCACGGAGACCTTGCGTTTCCTTGTTTTGAGCTTGCAAAAACGATGCGCAAGGCGCCGGCGCAAATCGCTGCGGCGCTGGCAGAAAACTTACATGCTGACATATTCACCAAAACAGAGGCTGTTGGTCCGTATGTCAATTTCTTTTTAAATCGTAATATTGTGAGTAAAGACATTATTGCTATCGTTTTAGAAGAAAAAGAAGCCTATGGAAGTCATACAAACGGCATCGGCAAAACAATGGTAATTGATTATTCATCGCCAAACATTGCCAAACCATTTTCCATGGGGCATTTGCGCTCTACCGTTATCGGCAATTCTTTAAAGCAAATTGGAGAAAAGTGCGGCTATCAAGTCGTTGGCATTAACTACATTGGCGACTGGGGCACGCAGTTTGGTAAGTTGATTACCGCATATCACAAGTGGGGCGAGGAGGATAAGGTAAAACAACATCCAATAAAAGAGTTGTTTCGCTTGTATGTACGCTTTCATGAGGAAGTAAAGGAGCATCCTGAGCTTGAAAATGAAGGGAGAGCATGGTTTAAAAAGCTGGAGGATGGCGATAAAGAGGCATTGAAGCTATGGACATGGTTCCGCAGCGAATCTTTGCAGGAATTCTCACGTATTTATGACTTGCTGGGTGTAAAGTTTGACAGTTTTAACGGCGAGGCTTTTTACAATGATAAGATGGATAAAATGGCGGAGTTTCTAGAACAAAAAGGTCTTTTAACAGAATCAGAAGGCGCCCAGGTTGTTATGCTAGAGGATGAACAGATGCCGCCGTGCTTAATTCGTAAGTCTGACGGCGCCACACTATATGCAACCAGAGACTTGGCAGCGGCTATGTATCGCCAAGGTATGTATAAGTTTGACCGTGCTCTTTATGTCGTAGGCGGCGAACAAAGTCTTCATTTTCAGCAGATATTCTCTGTGCTGCGCAAAATGGGCTATAAGTGGGTAGATGGAATGACTCATGTACCGTTCGGGCTCATTTTAAAGGATGGTAAAAAGATGTCAACGCGAAAAGGAAGGGTCATTTTATTGGAAGAAGTGATTGCAGAAGCAATTGCGTTGGCGAAAAAAAACATTGAGGAGAAAAACCCAGCGCTTGCTAATAAAGACGAGGTAGCCAGACAAGTTGGTGTAGGTGCTATTTTATTTCACGATCTGAAAAACGAGCGTATTCACAATATCGAGTTTTCTCTTGAGCAAATGCTAAAATTTGAAGGAGAAACAGGGCCGTATGTGCAGTACACGTACGCGCGTGCCTGCTCCTTGCTAAGAAAAGCTCCATACGAACCCCAGGAAGCTAGTGCCCTCACAGATGATAATAGCTGGAGCATCGTCAAGCTGCTAGAGGCTTTTCCCACTGTTGTCGCTACAGCATTTGCACGCTATGAACCCTCGCATATTGCCAAATACGTACTAGACCTAGCGCAGGCTTTTAATAAGTATTATGGTCATGTGCGTATTCTAGAAGAGGATGCTGAAAAATCAGCACGTTTGGCGCTTGTGTATGCGGTGACAGTAGTGCTGCAGGAGGGGCTAAGATTGCTTGGGGTAGATTCCCCGTCTGAGATGTAA
- a CDS encoding conserved virulence factor C family protein: MRITAIEPTPSPNTMKVILDEALPAGKRNNYTKDNQGEAPEKIRAILAVEGVKGVYHVADFLAVERNARYDWKPILQNVRAVFGEAEATDVQAANAHYGEVKVFIQMFYGIPMQVKLTDGEAEERFGLPPYFKEAIMKLQMTAPNVVQERKWAEQGTRYGELADIGKEVVDEITAAYPEERVQTLMNDLLKQGGAKELVVKKRVPYQVTLEMMEDSDWKNRYAALEQMEPTEADLPVLEKALGDEKVSIRRLATAYLGMVKGKVVMPLLYQALQDKAVSVRRTAGDCLSDIGDKEAMPAMIASLQDTSKLVRWRAAMFLFEEGDESALPALKVAQNDPEFEVAMQARLAIERIEGGEEAKGSVWKQMTESRTQE; encoded by the coding sequence ATGAGAATTACAGCAATTGAACCGACCCCAAGTCCGAACACGATGAAGGTTATTCTAGATGAAGCATTACCGGCAGGGAAACGAAATAACTATACAAAAGACAACCAAGGTGAAGCGCCTGAAAAAATTCGTGCTATTTTGGCAGTTGAAGGTGTAAAAGGTGTATATCATGTTGCCGATTTTTTAGCGGTTGAGCGCAATGCGAGATATGACTGGAAGCCCATTTTACAAAATGTCCGTGCTGTATTTGGCGAAGCAGAAGCGACAGATGTACAAGCTGCTAATGCTCATTACGGTGAAGTTAAGGTGTTTATTCAAATGTTTTACGGCATTCCAATGCAAGTTAAGCTAACAGACGGTGAAGCGGAAGAGCGTTTCGGTTTACCTCCATACTTTAAGGAAGCCATTATGAAGCTACAAATGACGGCACCGAACGTGGTGCAAGAGCGTAAATGGGCCGAGCAAGGTACACGCTATGGCGAACTTGCGGATATTGGGAAAGAAGTGGTTGATGAAATTACAGCTGCTTATCCAGAAGAACGCGTGCAAACTTTGATGAACGATTTATTGAAGCAAGGCGGAGCGAAGGAGTTGGTTGTGAAAAAACGTGTACCGTATCAGGTTACACTAGAAATGATGGAGGACAGCGATTGGAAAAATCGCTATGCGGCACTGGAGCAAATGGAGCCGACGGAGGCTGATTTGCCGGTGCTTGAAAAAGCATTAGGTGATGAAAAAGTGTCCATTCGTCGCTTGGCAACAGCGTATCTAGGCATGGTGAAAGGAAAGGTTGTTATGCCACTTTTATACCAGGCGCTCCAGGATAAAGCTGTTAGTGTACGAAGAACAGCGGGAGATTGTTTATCGGATATTGGTGATAAAGAAGCCATGCCAGCAATGATTGCGTCCCTGCAGGATACGAGTAAGCTTGTCCGCTGGCGTGCAGCGATGTTTTTATTTGAAGAAGGAGACGAAAGCGCATTGCCGGCATTAAAAGTAGCGCAGAATGATCCTGAATTTGAAGTGGCGATGCAGGCACGCTTAGCAATCGAGCGTATTGAAGGCGGCGAAGAGGCGAAGGGTTCGGTATGGAAGCAAATGACCGAATCGCGAACGCAGGAATAA
- a CDS encoding DUF3888 domain-containing protein, with protein sequence MKKLLIFALFLLSLCVYYIPANAEKQHKHDSKRMEQAIDHLILDQFTDELNQAVANYYKKDTIKIQYNWWNKNYDVVELDQSEKENQLGHPYVIKFTVQTYDGNKKEQLGTDTVTFGLSPVQFNKEFDQKDLAAVKVELLDYTHVEPSN encoded by the coding sequence ATGAAAAAGTTACTGATATTCGCATTATTTTTGTTATCTTTGTGCGTATATTACATACCGGCAAATGCTGAAAAGCAACATAAACACGATTCGAAAAGAATGGAACAAGCTATCGACCATCTTATATTAGACCAGTTTACTGATGAATTAAATCAGGCAGTAGCAAATTATTATAAAAAGGATACCATTAAAATTCAATATAACTGGTGGAACAAAAATTATGATGTTGTTGAGTTAGACCAATCAGAAAAAGAGAATCAACTAGGTCATCCTTATGTAATTAAATTTACCGTTCAAACATATGACGGTAACAAAAAAGAACAATTGGGAACTGACACTGTGACATTTGGACTATCCCCCGTTCAATTTAACAAGGAATTTGATCAAAAAGATTTAGCTGCCGTTAAAGTAGAGTTATTAGATTATACTCACGTTGAGCCATCAAACTAA